The window GAGAATATGTAATGAGCGAAATAGCACTTGATGACCTGCCCGGAGTTGGCCCTGCAACTGCAGAAAAACTCAAAGAAGCCGGATTTAATACCATTGAAGCAGTGGCTGTAGCCTCCCCTGCTGAACTTGCAAATACAGCCGAGATCGGGGAATCGACTGCCGCAAAAATCATCAATGCTGCAAGGCAGGCTGCTGATATAGGGGGATTTGAAACCGGAGATATTGTGCTTGAAAGAAGGAAACTAGTAGGAAAGCTGACTACCGGTTGTACGGAATTTAACGAAATGATGGGTGGGGGCATAGAAAGCCAGGCTATTACCGAACTGTACGGAGAATTCGGTTCCGGAAAGACCCAGGTGGCTCACCAGCTTGCAGTGAATGTCCAGATGGACAGAGAACACGGGGGCCTCGATGGTTCAGTCATTATAATCGACACTGAAAATACCTTCAGGCCGGAAAGGATCACCCAGATGGTAAATGGGCTTTCCGAGAAATACGGGATGGAACTCAATCCGGAAGAATTCCTGCAGAATATCCATGTCGCCAGAGCATACAATTCCAATCACCAGATACTTCTTGTAGACTCCGCAACAGACCTGGCAAACGAGCTAAGGGAAATGGGCAAACCTGTTCGTCTGCTGATCGTTGACTCTCTTATGGCTCATTTCAGGGCTGAATACGTCGGAAGGGGAACTCTTGCCGACAGACAGCAGAAACTCAATAAGCACATGCACGGCCTGCTGCGTTTTGGGGACTTATTCAATGCCTGCGTGGTTGTTACAAACCAGGTAATGTCAAAACCCGATGCCTTCTTTGGGGATCCCACAAGGCCTGTAGGAGGACATATTGTAGGGCACACGGCAACCTTCAGACTCTACCTGCGGAAATCCAAGGGAGAAAAAAGAATCATCCGTCTGGTTGACTCTCCCAACCTACCTGAAGGAGAAGCGATTGTCGCAGTTACTACAGCCGGAATTACTGATCCGTGATAAATGGACGGTAAATATATTCATCCAGCTTTAGAACCTGGAACTTTTCTGTACCTGAATCAGGATACGTTCCTGAATCTGGATACTATATCAGGGTAATTCCGGTCAAAGTTGCGCTGGCTCACTCTCTGCAAACAGAGACGTCAGCGCTCCCGGTATAATATATTCATTCAAAAGCACAGATTTTCATTTGAGGATATTCACGTATTTTCATTTGAGAATATTCACGTATTTTCATTTGAGAATATTCACGTATTTTCATTTACAGATATGTTTATTTTTCTTTTGGAACTGATTTGCTTTTTTATCAGTCTGGTTTCCCTAATTTTCAACATACCTGGCTCTTCGCTGTTTTGCATGGGTTGAAAATAATATTCCAGTTGAACAGGTGCAACTTATCCTGATTCCTCATTTAATCATAGTTTCGTGGTATTTCCCCAACCTTATTCTTCAGATCTAAATCCCATAGCCTTTTAAGGAAAACAAGCAGAAAAGAAATGCATTTAAGATTTAGGGCTCGTTACGAAATAACCCAGGTAACGCATAATTATTTTAGGATTTCATCGAGGGGCTTGCTTGTGAAAATGGTAGGGTACAGTCTAAAAAGTTGCCTATGTTATTTTGCGGTGGGTCCTTAGTGATGCAATTCACTGATTTAAGGATTATAATTTAAGGATTAGAATCACAGAGTTAAGCTAACTATATTCCTGGGAAGGAATTTTTGAGATTTTTTTTACAGTATTATCCATATCACCAGGCAAAAATGTAGAAATTTTAAAGCATGATGAGTATATGGAATATTACAGCAGGTATAAAAAATGGAAACAGCATTTGATCCCGAACATATAACTGGACTTTCCGATGAAGAGGCCGCCGGAATACTTGAGAAGGAAGGCTATAACGAGTTGCTATCCCAGAAGAAACAGAGCCTTTTTTCCATTTTACTGAACGTCCTTAAAGAACCTATGTTGCTTCTTCTTTTAGTTGCAGGTCTGATTTATCTGTTCCTGGGGGAAGTAAAAGATGCGCTGATACTGCTGATGTTCGTATTTGTGGTCGTCGGTATAACATTTAACCAGGAGAGAAAGACCGAAAGAGCATTGGAGGCTTTAAAAAGTCTCTCCAGCCCAAGGGCTCTTGTAATAAGAGGCGGGAAACAGAAGAGAATTTCAGGGCGGGAAGTAGTTAAAGGCGACATTCTGATTTTAAGGGAAGGAGACCGTATCCCGGCAGATGGAATCGTGCTTTTTTGTACAAATCTTCTGGTAGACGAATCTTTACTCACAGGCGAATCACTTGCAGTTAGAAAATCAGACTCCGGAGGGTTAACCCAATCTTTACAGCCCGGGCAGCCCGGGGGAGATGATCTGCCTTTTGTATATTCCGGGACACTGGTGATTCAGGGCCAGGGAGTAGCTCAGGTAAGCGCAACAGGTATGCATACTGAGATGGGAAAGATAGGAAAAGCTCTGGGGAAGATTGTCGAAGAAGATTCTCTGCTCAAGAAAGAGACTACACAAATTGTAAAAAATTTTGCTATTGTCGGAGGCCTACTCTGTGTCTTTGTAGTTGTAGTCTACGGATTAACCAGAGGGGATTGGCTGCACGGCCTGCTGGCAGGACTGAGTCTGAGCATGGCTCTGCTCCCTGAAGAGTTTTCAGTGGTATTGCTTGTATTCCTCAGTATGGGAGCCTGGCGCATGTCCAG is drawn from Methanosarcina lacustris Z-7289 and contains these coding sequences:
- the radA gene encoding DNA repair and recombination protein RadA, which translates into the protein MSEIALDDLPGVGPATAEKLKEAGFNTIEAVAVASPAELANTAEIGESTAAKIINAARQAADIGGFETGDIVLERRKLVGKLTTGCTEFNEMMGGGIESQAITELYGEFGSGKTQVAHQLAVNVQMDREHGGLDGSVIIIDTENTFRPERITQMVNGLSEKYGMELNPEEFLQNIHVARAYNSNHQILLVDSATDLANELREMGKPVRLLIVDSLMAHFRAEYVGRGTLADRQQKLNKHMHGLLRFGDLFNACVVVTNQVMSKPDAFFGDPTRPVGGHIVGHTATFRLYLRKSKGEKRIIRLVDSPNLPEGEAIVAVTTAGITDP